From the genome of Vigna angularis cultivar LongXiaoDou No.4 chromosome 11, ASM1680809v1, whole genome shotgun sequence, one region includes:
- the LOC108332783 gene encoding uncharacterized mitochondrial protein AtMg00810-like → MGFQKCPVEFGVYVKSFGQQSTLLICLYVDDLLITGDSEEEIAEFKRRMKEEYDMTDLGQLSYFLGLEFVQRANGILIHQRRYVNEVLKRFNMLNCNNTVVPIMVNLKLSNLEEERKVDATLFKQIVGSLRFLCNSRPNINFAVGLVSRFMSDLRHTHRITAKHILRYLKATTDFGLFFPKGYNSLNRVLEAWSDSDWCGDQVERKSTHGYLFKYGGASISWCSRKQNVVALSSCEVEYIASAETACQSTWLEAILDELKVEYKKPV, encoded by the coding sequence ATGGGATTTCAAAAATGTCCAGTAGAATTTGGAGTATATGTGAAGTCATTCGGACAACAAAGCACACTGCTGATATGTCTGTATGTTGATGATCTTCTTATAACAGGAGATTCTGAAGAAGAGATTGCAGAATTTAAAAGACGCATGAAAGAAGAATATGATATGACCGATCTTGGTCAATTGAGTTACTTCCTCGGATTGGAGTTTGTGCAGAGAGCAAATGGGATTTTGATTCATCAAAGAAGATATGTTAATGAAGTCCTGAAGAGGTTCAACATGTTAAATTGCAACAACACTGTAGTTCCAATTATGGTAAATTTAAAGCTGTCTAACctggaagaagagagaaaggtagATGCAACTCTCTTCAAACAAATAGTAGGATCACTCAGATTTTTGTGTAATAGCAGACCGAACATCAACTTTGCAGTTGGATTGGTGAGCAGAttcatgagtgatctgagacaTACTCACCGCATCACAGCCAAGCATATTCTACGGTACTTGAAAGCAACAACAGATTTTGGATTGTTCTTTCCCAAAGGATACAACAGTTTGAATAGAGTGTTGGAGGCCTGGAGTGACTCAGATTGGTGTGGTGATCAGGTGGAGAGGAAAAGCACGCATGGTTACTTGTTCAAGTATGGAGGAGCATCAATCTCTTGGTGCTCTAGAAAGCAAAATGTTGTAGCACTTTCTTCATGTGAAGTGGAGTACATTGCCTCTGCTGAAACAGCGTGTCAAAGCACTTGGTTGGAAGCTATTCTCGATGAATTGAAGGTTGAATACAAGAAACCTGTATAG